In Cololabis saira isolate AMF1-May2022 chromosome 1, fColSai1.1, whole genome shotgun sequence, the following proteins share a genomic window:
- the LOC133448302 gene encoding histone H2A-like produces the protein MSGRGKTGGKARAKAKTRSSRAGLQFPVGRVHRLLRKGNYAQRVGAGAPVYLAAVLEYLTAEILELAGNAARDNKKTRIIPRHLQLAVRNDEELNKLLGGVTIAQGGVLPNIQAVLLPKKTEKAAKAK, from the coding sequence ATGAGCGGCCGCGGAAAGACCGGAGGGAAAGCCAGAGCGAAGGCCAAGACCCGCTCCTCCCGTGCAGGACTGCAGTTCCCAGTGGGTCGTGTCCACAGACTGCTGCGTAAAGGCAACTACGCTCAGCGCGTCGGTGCCGGCGCCCCCGTCTACCTGGCGGCTGTGCTGGAGTATCTGACCGCTGAGATCCTGGAGCTGGCTGGAAACGCTGCCCGCGACAACAAGAAGACCCGCATCATCCCCCGTCACCTGCAGCTGGCTGTCCGCAACGACGAGGAGCTCAACAAGCTGCTGGGGGGGGTCACCATCGCTCAGGGCGGCGTGCTGCCCAACATCCAGGCGGTGCTGCTGCCCAAGAAGACCGAGAAGGCCGCCAAGGCCAAGTAA
- the LOC133448047 gene encoding histone H1-like isoform X2 → MAEVAPAPAPAKAAKKKVSKPKKAGPSAAELIVKAVAASKERSGVSAAAVKKALAAGGYDVDKNKARVNTAIKSLVTKGTLVQTKGTGASGSFKMSKNTDTKAKAPVKKAPPKAKKPAAKKPAAAKKAKSAAAKKPAAAKKPAAAKKSPKKVKKPAAVKKTAKSPKKVAKSPKKKVAKPKAKKAAPKKK, encoded by the exons ATGGCAGAAGTAGCTCCAGCTCCGGCTCCGGCCAAAGCCGCCAAGAAGAAGGTGTCCAAGCCGAAGAAGGCCGGCCCCAGCGCGGCAGAGCTCATCGTGAAGGCCGTGGCCGCGTCCAAGGAGCGCAGCGGCGTGTCCGCCGCCGCCGTCAAGAAAGCTCTGGCCGCCGGAGGATACGACGTGGACAAGAACAAAGCCCGCGTCAACACCGCCATCAAGAGCCTGGTGACCAAGGGGACCCTGGTCCAGACCAAGGGGACCGGGGCCTCCGGCTCCTTCAAGATGAGCAAGAACACTGACACGAAGGCCAAAGCTCCCGTGAAGAAAGCGCCTCCTAAAGCCAAGAAGCCCGCCGCCAAGAAACCCGCAGCAGCGAAGAAGGCGAAGAGCGCAGCAGCCAAGAAACCAGCAGCGGCCAAGAAACCAGCAGCGGCCAAGAAGAGCCCCAAGAAGGTCAAGAAGCCCGCAGCAGTCAAGAAGACGGCCAAGAGCCCCAAGAAGGTCGCCAAAAGCCCAAAGAAG AAGGTGGCCAAGCCCAAAGCCAAGAAGGCAGCACCCAAGAAGAAGTGA
- the LOC133443302 gene encoding histone H2B-like, which produces MPEPAKSAPKKGSKKAVTKTAGKGGKKRRKSRKESYAIYVYKVLKQVHPDTGISSKAMGIMNSFVNDIFERIGSEASRLAHYNKRSTITSREIQTAVRLLLPGELAKHAVSEGTKAVTKYTSSK; this is translated from the coding sequence ATGCCTGAACCCGCCAAGTCCGCGCCCAAGAAGGGCTCCAAGAAAGCCGTGACCAAGACCGCGGGGAAAGGCGGCAAGAAGAGGAGAAAGAGCAGGAAGGAGAGCTACGCCATCTACGTGTACAAGGTGCTGAAGCAGGTCCACCCCGACACCGGCATCTCCTCCAAGGCCATGGGCATCATGAACTCGTTCGTCAACGACATCTTTGAGCGCATCGGCTCCGAAGCGTCTCGTCTGGCTCACTACAacaaacgctccaccatcaccTCCAGGGAGATCCAGACCGCCGTGCGCCTCCTGCTGCCCGGGGAGCTGGCCAAGCACGCCGTGTCCGAGGGAACCAAGGCCGTCACCAAGTACACCAGCTCCAAGTAG
- the LOC133448179 gene encoding histone H3: MARTKQTARKSTGGKAPRKQLATKAARKSAPATGGVKKPHRYRPGTVALREIRRYQKSTELLIRKLPFQRLVREIAQDFKTDLRFQSSAVMALQEASEAYLVGLFEDTNLCAIHAKRVTIMPKDIQLARRIRGERA; encoded by the coding sequence ATGGCCAGAACCAAGCAGACCGCTCGTAAGTCCACCGGAGGCAAAGCCCCCAGGAAGCAGCTGGCCACCAAGGCCGCCCGGAAGAGCGCCCCGGCCACCGGCGGAGTGAAGAAGCCTCACCGCTACAGGCCCGGTACCGTGGCTCTGAGGGAGATCCGCCGCTACCAGAAGTCCACGGAGCTGCTGATCCGCAAGCTGCCCTTCCAGCGGCTGGTGAGAGAAATCGCTCAGGACTTCAAGACCGACCTGCGCTTCCAGAGCTCCGCCGTCATGGCCCTGCAGGAGGCCAGCGAGGCTTACCTGGTGGGGCTGTTCGAGGACACCAACCTGTGCGCCATCCACgccaagagggtcaccatcatgCCCAAAGACATCCAGCTGGCCCGCCGCATCCGCGGGGAGAGAGCTTAG
- the LOC133448047 gene encoding histone H1-like isoform X1, with the protein MAEVAPAPAPAKAAKKKVSKPKKAGPSAAELIVKAVAASKERSGVSAAAVKKALAAGGYDVDKNKARVNTAIKSLVTKGTLVQTKGTGASGSFKMSKNTDTKAKAPVKKAPPKAKKPAAKKPAAAKKAKSAAAKKPAAAKKPAAAKKSPKKVKKPAAVKKTAKSPKKVAKSPKKVVKKALAAKKSPAKKVAKPKAKKAAPKKK; encoded by the coding sequence ATGGCAGAAGTAGCTCCAGCTCCGGCTCCGGCCAAAGCCGCCAAGAAGAAGGTGTCCAAGCCGAAGAAGGCCGGCCCCAGCGCGGCAGAGCTCATCGTGAAGGCCGTGGCCGCGTCCAAGGAGCGCAGCGGCGTGTCCGCCGCCGCCGTCAAGAAAGCTCTGGCCGCCGGAGGATACGACGTGGACAAGAACAAAGCCCGCGTCAACACCGCCATCAAGAGCCTGGTGACCAAGGGGACCCTGGTCCAGACCAAGGGGACCGGGGCCTCCGGCTCCTTCAAGATGAGCAAGAACACTGACACGAAGGCCAAAGCTCCCGTGAAGAAAGCGCCTCCTAAAGCCAAGAAGCCCGCCGCCAAGAAACCCGCAGCAGCGAAGAAGGCGAAGAGCGCAGCAGCCAAGAAACCAGCAGCGGCCAAGAAACCAGCAGCGGCCAAGAAGAGCCCCAAGAAGGTCAAGAAGCCCGCAGCAGTCAAGAAGACGGCCAAGAGCCCCAAGAAGGTCGCCAAAAGCCCAAAGAAGGTGGTGAAGAAGGCACTCGCAGCCAAGAAGTCCCCCGCCAAGAAGGTGGCCAAGCCCAAAGCCAAGAAGGCAGCACCCAAGAAGAAGTGA
- the LOC133448436 gene encoding histone H2B-like, translated as MPEPAKSAPKKGSKKAVTKTAGKGGKKRRKSRKESYAIYVYKVLKQVHPDTGISSKAMGIMNSFVNDIFERIASEASRLAHYNKRSTITSREIQTAVRLLLPGELAKHAVSEGTKAVTKYTSSK; from the coding sequence ATGCCTGAACCCGCCAAGTCCGCGCCCAAGAAGGGCTCCAAGAAAGCCGTGACCAAGACCGCCGGGAAAGGCGGCAAGAAGAGGAGAAAGAGCAGGAAGGAGAGCTACGCCATCTACGTGTACAAGGTGCTGAAGCAGGTCCACCCCGACACCGGCATCTCCTCCAAGGCCATGGGCATAATGAACTCGTTCGTCAACGACATCTTTGAGCGCATCGCCTCTGAAGCGTCTCGTCTGGCTCACTACAacaaacgctccaccatcaccTCCAGGGAGATCCAGACCGCCGTGCGCCTCCTGCTGCCCGGGGAGCTGGCCAAGCACGCCGTGTCCGAGGGAACCAAGGCCGTCACCAAGTACACCAGCTCCAAGTAG
- the LOC133448424 gene encoding histone H2B-like, producing the protein MPEPAKSAPKKGSKKAVTKTAGKGGKKRRKSRKESYAIYVYKVLKQVHPDTGISSKAMGIMNSFVNDIFERIASEASRLAHYNKRSTITSREIQTAVRLLLPGELAKHAVSEGTKAVTKYTSSK; encoded by the coding sequence ATGCCTGAACCCGCCAAGTCCGCGCCCAAGAAGGGCTCCAAGAAAGCCGTGACCAAGACCGCCGGGAAAGGCGGCAAGAAGAGGAGAAAGAGCAGGAAGGAGAGCTACGCCATCTACGTGTACAAGGTGCTGAAGCAGGTCCACCCCGACACCGGCATCTCCTCCAAGGCCATGGGCATCATGAACTCGTTCGTCAACGACATCTTTGAGCGCATCGCCTCTGAAGCGTCTCGTCTGGCTCACTACAacaaacgctccaccatcaccTCCAGGGAGATCCAGACCGCCGTGCGCCTCCTGCTGCCCGGGGAGCTGGCCAAGCACGCCGTGTCCGAGGGAACCAAGGCCGTCACCAAGTACACCAGCTCCAAGTAG
- the LOC133448520 gene encoding histone H4: protein MSGRGKGGKGLGKGGAKRHRKVLRDNIQGITKPAIRRLARRGGVKRISGLIYEETRGVLKVFLENVIRDAVTYTEHAKRKTVTAMDVVYALKRQGRTLYGFGG, encoded by the coding sequence ATGAGCGGacgaggaaaaggaggaaagggtCTCGGTAAAGGAGGCGCTAAGCGTCACCGTAAAGTCCTCCGTGACAACATCCAGGGAATCACCAAACCCGCCATCCGCCGTCTGGCTCGCCGCGGGGGGGTGAAGCGTATCTCCGGTCTGATCTACGAGGAGACCCGCGGTGTGCTGAAGGTCTTCCTGGAGAACGTGATCCGTGATGCCGTCACCTACACCGAGCACGCAAAGAGGAAGACGGTGACCGCCATGGATGTGGTGTACGCGCTCAAGAGACAGGGACGCACCCTGTACGGATTCGGGGGTTAA
- the LOC133443459 gene encoding uncharacterized protein LOC133443459, translated as MRRRFTVSQVLDYIFGENDRDDNEQRSDAEEQDSEEEDDVEYHPEDTDTSGESDEEVTEKLSLLEGALREIRRYQKSTELLIRKLPFQRLVREIAQDFKTDLRFQSSAVMALQEASEAYLVGLFEDTNLCAIHAKRVTIMPKDIQLARRIRGERA; from the exons ATGAGAAGAAGATTTACAGTAAGCCAAGTTCTGGACTATATTTTTGGTGAAAATGATAGAGACGACAATGAGCAGCGTAGTGATGCAGAGGAGCAGGATTCTGAGGAGGAAGACGATGTGGAGTATCATCCAGAAGATACTGACACATCTGGTGAATCTGACGAGGAGGTCACTG AAAAGCTTTCCCTGCTGGAGGGAGCTCTGAGGGAGATCCGCCGCTACCAGAAGTCCACAGAGCTGCTGATCCGCAAGCTGCCCTTCCAGCGGCTGGTGAGAGAAATCGCTCAGGACTTCAAGACCGACCTGCGCTTCCAGAGCTCCGCCGTCATGGCCCTGCAGGAGGCCAGCGAGGCTTACCTGGTGGGGCTGTTCGAGGACACTAATCTGTGCGCCATCCACgccaagagggtcaccatcatgCCCAAAGACATCCAGCTGGCCCGCCGCATCCGCGGGGAGAGAGCTTAG